One stretch of Pseudoramibacter sp. DNA includes these proteins:
- a CDS encoding DUF4364 family protein → MGNFQHKTEDKLIILYVLNKIKIGLSREQLAYIIVQNLQMRYMDIQVYIDQLVNDHLIREDRHNGSKLLITPEGTEMVEQLGSRIPEFTREMLSAFIKNNKSKIFKETRTEATYEEVSPNDYQVSLSLVENNINLMHLTLSCPDKAQALALCDQWKRHTQSIYASIIRSLVEGE, encoded by the coding sequence ATGGGAAATTTTCAACACAAAACAGAAGATAAACTCATTATATTATATGTGCTCAATAAAATCAAAATCGGACTGAGCCGCGAACAGCTCGCGTACATCATTGTCCAGAACCTTCAGATGCGCTACATGGACATCCAGGTCTACATCGATCAGCTGGTCAATGACCATTTGATCCGCGAAGACCGCCACAACGGCTCCAAACTGCTCATCACACCAGAAGGCACCGAAATGGTCGAACAGCTCGGCTCCCGCATTCCCGAATTCACCCGGGAAATGCTCTCCGCTTTTATCAAAAACAATAAATCCAAAATCTTTAAAGAGACCCGCACCGAGGCCACCTACGAGGAAGTCAGCCCCAACGACTATCAGGTTTCCCTGAGTCTCGTGGAAAACAACATCAACCTCATGCACCTGACCCTCTCCTGCCCGGACAAGGCCCAGGCCCTGGCCCTGTGCGACCAGTGGAAACGGCACACCCAGAGCATCTACGCCTCGATTATCCGGAGTCTTGTCGAAGGCGAATAA